In Euphorbia lathyris chromosome 10, ddEupLath1.1, whole genome shotgun sequence, the DNA window GGTCAAGCCTCGCAGATCAATTGATAATCTTTCAGGAGTGCTGTTCTGCAAATGTGCTGCAACTTTCTCAAGAAGCAGACTGTGCTGTCTTCCAATGTTTGTTCTTTTGTAGGGATCAAACTCGCACTGGCTCTGATAATTGTTTTGTATTACTCCTTCACACCACTCCTCAATTAGTAGCTTAAGATAGTAATCATTGGATTTGTACCTGCAATATCAGCGCATTGTGATGAAAGTCGTGAACTCTTGTATTAAATTGGCAATCAatgagtcattttatcattaTTGTATCAGCAATAGAAAATGGCAGACATGAGCATAATTTGTAGATGGTAAATGCTTTTTCTTTGCAACTGACCATGCAGACTTTCAATACTGCAAGATTGTAAGCATTCCGGCATCATtgtattaaaaatgaagtagcgAATTGAGAAATTTATCCTAATGAATGACATAACAAATTGTTGTAAAAAAGTATTGGTATTACAAGGTGGACATAAATTTAGATTATCAAGTAACATAGAAGCATCGTATGGCAGAGTATTATATTACTTGGGAATTGTAATAAGCTATTTGATTAATTAGGAAAGGAGATACAAGAACAATGACAATTTTACATGAAAAAATGCCTATACAAATTTCATTGAATGCATACCCTGCTCTCCTCATATCTGTATATATAGCCAGGCATTGCTGCACTTCTTCTAAAGAACCATATCTGACTCTAGCTCTTAGTAATGTATCATATGTCACCTGAAAGAAGGTAAAAGAATATCAAATGCAAGCTGAATATAATTAGTGATGGAAAAGCAAAATGTCTTTCACATTGCCATAGAATGATATTTCTAcgcaaattaaataaaactttcaTGTTCAGTTATTGTGAAAGTAAAGATTAAGAACTCACATTAGCAACCCATTtgtcattttattaattttgagaCATCTTTAAGCAGCCAAACTGAAACAAGAAACTTTCTATGCAGTACAAGTAGCATTGTTGAATTAAGCAAAAGAACCTCTTAAGTGCTTACTAAGTTTGGTTTTATTTGGCTTTTTTTCATCTCTGTAAACAAGGAAAATGCCAGCCTCAAATTTGAACTTTCCACGCAAACCTGTAAAAGAGCACCATGAATTTACACTAGAAAGCGCAATAGCTCAACCAGAGACTTAAATTAAAAGAGTATTATCCAAAGCAAGGAAAAAGAAAGGTTCGTACCTTGATAGCTGTTGTATATGAAACAACATCAGGTTCAATTCCAGCAGAACGCATGTTCTTCAAAATCTGCACTGAGGGGAATAACCCTATCAGAGTATGTACTAACACAGAAATTCTGTGCACAATGACCATGGAGTAAAAAGACAGACAAAGAAAAGGGCATATCAACGGCCCAAAAGTTGTTTGATAAAAGAAATGGTTCTGGCAGTTATTCATGAAGTGAGAAAGGCTAGAAACTTAAAAGACTGGCCCAGACACATTTTAACAGAGCTGAGAATGAAAGCATAAAGGCTAGCAGCTAGCTAAGGTCTTGATGCACAAGCATTACTCTTGAAGGACCTTATCTAAGTTACCTTTAGTTGCTTCCAAAAGATACATTTTTATGCACAGGGTCTTAATATCCATAGTCACTATACTAATGTTATACAAGAGATGAGTCTTTAATTGAATGGGGCTAACAGCTAGTGGAGAATGAGAATGCAGTTCAGAATGATGCTAGCTTACAATGGAATGAGACAGCGACACTTTTCTAAAATGAGTTACAACTTAAATAATGCATAGTTACAGCTTATGCATTAACttgttttatttgtttataTTCACCCTGCTGTTCGATGAGTAATATGATCAGCTAagattataaaatatatatatgatcAGCTACATTATTGGATCTGGAACCCCATTCAACAAGCACCGCACAGTTTTACAATATTACAGATAcacataataaaaattattcgtATGAAAACACTTACCTGTATGGCACCCTCCACATTTCCTGAACTTCCACATATATCCATTAAGATTGACCAGCTTATATGATCAGGGGAAAGGCCCATTGACTTCATCTCATCCATCAAGGCTTTTGCACGATGGTAATCATCACCACATGCTttcattaatatattatatgttGTTGATGAGGGTGTGAAtggaaattttttaataaagcTTAAATGATGTGAATTAAATGCTGCATTTGGCACAATAGCAACGTGATGCTGCTGGCTTTGCTCCGTATTCAAAATGTTATCTCCACTGGAATTGTAATCTTCACTACAGATATCATGGACTTCATTTCCCTTCCAGATttgaaaaagccgaaaagctcGATCGTACTGGCAAGCCTCTACACAAGCATGTAAAAGGATGTTGCAACACTGTGAATTTGGCTCACAGCCAGCTAGAAGCATCTCTTCAAATAATTTAATAGCTTGCTCTACAAGACCAGCATTTGCACAGGCACTGATCAATGCTGACCATGTATATGTGTTAGGATTAACACCAGATGATAACATATCTTCTTTTACTTTCAACGCCATATGCCATAATTTTGCATCTGCAAAGATCTGGAAGCATGAACAAACAAGAGCCACTGAATGAAATAACAAATACTACCAGAAAGAaccaaatgaatgaaaaatgagaTTATCCATGGAAGGTTAACTAACTGGCAATATATATTGCCAATGGGATGTACCTTTATAATTGTGCAATATGTGAAGACATCTAACTTCACCAGTCCTGTTGATTCCAACTGTTTTACTTCTCTATAAATGTCTTG includes these proteins:
- the LOC136209875 gene encoding pentatricopeptide repeat-containing protein At5g02830, chloroplastic isoform X2, with translation METLAGFSFNIKELVEPSQVIKICIYKRNPQMAVRYASLFPHEGILLCTIIKKFGKRGDLDCALEVYELYKQQSSVPNMYIYRAIIDVCGLCRNFMKSRYIYEDILSQKVVPNIYVFNSLMNVNAHDLGYTFYVYKDMQTLGVTADMASYNILLKACSLAGKLDLAQDIYREVKQLESTGLVKLDVFTYCTIIKIFADAKLWHMALKVKEDMLSSGVNPNTYTWSALISACANAGLVEQAIKLFEEMLLAGCEPNSQCCNILLHACVEACQYDRAFRLFQIWKGNEVHDICSEDYNSSGDNILNTEQSQQHHVAIVPNAAFNSHHLSFIKKFPFTPSSTTYNILMKACGDDYHRAKALMDEMKSMGLSPDHISWSILMDICGSSGNVEGAIQILKNMRSAGIEPDVVSYTTAIKVCVESSNLRLAFSLFTEMKKSQIKPNLVTYDTLLRARVRYGSLEEVQQCLAIYTDMRRAGYKSNDYYLKLLIEEWCEGVIQNNYQSQCEFDPYKRTNIGRQHSLLLEKVAAHLQNSTPERLSIDLRGLTKVEARIVVLAVLRMIKETYTLEGHSVKDDMWINLGVGEIDMLTATPKSEVKDAIFELLQNELGLEVLTAAPRLPVPQEMNLELETPVKSGSDPNWQKSFGNDSSRMVSSPRRPVGLHRLQVTRKSLHRWLQKRLISTK